Proteins encoded by one window of Venturia canescens isolate UGA chromosome 2, ASM1945775v1, whole genome shotgun sequence:
- the Pitslre gene encoding cyclin-dependent kinase 11B isoform X2, whose product MDLDNQSEDGEIKKSPSKDMDDFSFSEEEGADTADSLDIKPPQAATHLRKSSSSRRREKHGDRRERRDEKERKSRHHERAEDRHRDKHRHRRHAMENMERSERNEGSKRDRERSDRMERMDGHSRDRDSSRHERKDRSTGDRVLEDLRERLLDKRRERREDSRDYKSDSRRDIRTEDPRESRDRRDVRIDEIRERREIRSLPDETRERRDIRMTEDRRHIRVIEEQYDDNELIERSDREKRHKRNHKHDRARDRDREKIDREREHREKQLREAMDVVPREDPEDMDISEVPVQNKDPKEISEQEMRREKLLEADREMARRKEVSRLELEARRMKRGEKRALSPDVNHEHSIVELSDESQSPVQSDPIQSKSPDSHTRASSEERNSIRERSSEHRSSDSSETSSEDDEEDDDEEEEEEEDDSNDSNKASDAETNDGSEYNNPSPLSVDRLAKSDHSEGDSPGHIESNGASKEMAEEAEKKIEESELPPYLPAIQGCRSVEEFQCLNRIEEGTYGVVYRARDKRTEEIVALKRLKMEKEKEGFPITSLREINTLLKAQHPNIVTVREIVVGSNMDRIFIVMDYVEHDLKSLMETMKQKKQVFIPGEVKCLMQQLLRAVAHLHDNWILHRDLKTSNLLLSHRGILKVGDFGLAREYGSPLRQYTPVVVTLWYRAPELLLNVKEYSTPIDLWSVGCIFAELIKMEALFPGKSDIDQLHKIYKELGTPSDRIWPGYSKLSAVQKFCIAHYPVNNLRQRFSLSLTDLGIELLNKFLTYDPAQRITAEDALKHGYFSEAPLPINPDMFPTWPAKSELGIRTANASPKPPSGGKEYKQLGDGDDAELNSSVGFHMGMVEGGRPPSGGGFHLKF is encoded by the exons ATGGACTTGGACAATCAGAGCGAGGACGGTGAAATCAAGAAAAGCCCATCGAAGGATATGGACGACTTCAG TTTTTCGGAGGAAGAAGGCGCGGACACGGCGGATTCATTGGACATAAAGCCGCCACAAGCGGCTACGCATCTACGAAAATCAAGCTCTTCGCGAAGAAGAGAGAAGCACGGGGACAGAAGAGAGAGACGCGATGAAAAGGAGCGTAAGTCGCGTCATCATGAGCGAGCGGAGGATAGACACAGAGATAAACACAGACATCGTAGACACGCTATGGAAAATATGGAAAGATCTGAACGTAATGAAGGAAGTaaaagagacagagaaagatCCGATAGAATGGAAAGAATGGATGGACATTCGCGAGACAGAGATTCCTCGCGACACGAGAGAAAGGATAGAAGTACGGGTGATCGTGTACTTGAAGACTTGAGAGAAAG ATTGTTGGACAAGCGTCGTGAGAGACGCGAGGATTCGCGAGACTACAAGAGTGATTCCCGACGCGACATTAGAACCGAAGACCCGCGAGAATCCAGAGATCGTCGAGACGTACGGATAGATGAGATCCGCGAGCGACGCGAGATACGCTCGTTACCGGACGAAACGCGTGAACGTCGCGACATTCGTATGACGGAAGATCGCAGACATATTAGAGTTATAGAAGAGCAATACGATGATAACGAGTTGATCGAACGCAGCGATCGTGAAAAACGACACAAGAGAAATCACAAACACGATCGAGCGCGCGACAGAgatcgtgaaaaaatcgatcgcgAGAGAGAACACAGAGAAAAACAATTGCGCGAAGCCATGGATGTCGTACCTCGGGAGGATCCTGAGGACATGGACATCAGTGAAGTTCCCGTACAAAATAAAGATCCGAAGGAAATAAGCGAACAAGAAATGAGAAGAGAAAA GCTGTTGGAGGCTGATCGTGAAATGGCTAGGAGAAAAGAAGTATCACGGTTAGAATTAGAAGCACGGAGAatgaaaagaggagaaaaaagagcacTTAGCCCTGACGTTAATCACGAACATTCTATCGTGGAATTATCCGATGAAAGTCAAAGTCCAGTTCAATCGGATCCAATTCAATCGAAATCACCAGA TTCTCATACAAGAGCTTCGTCCGAGGAAAGGAACAGTATCCGTGAAAGATCGTCGGAACATCGTTCCTCGGATTCTTCCGAAACCAGCAGTGAGGACGACGAAGAAGACGATGATgaagaagaggaggaagaagaggacGATTCGAATGATTCGAACAAAGCTTCTGACGCAGAAACCAACGATGGTTCGGAATACAACAATCCGAGTCCGTTATCGGTTGATCGCTTAGCTAAATCGGATCATTCGGAAGGTGATTCACCGGGGCACATTGAATCGAATGGTGCCTCAAAAGAGATGGCCGAAgaagcagagaaaaaaatagaggagTCAGAATTACCCCCGTACTTACCTGCCATACAAG GTTGCAGAAGCGTAGAAGAATTTCAGTGCTTGAACCGAATAGAGGAAGGAACGTACGGCGTTGTTTATCGAGCTCGTGATAAACGTACTGAAGAAATAGTTGCCCTGAAAAGgttaaagatggaaaaagaaaaagagggttTCCCGATAACGAGTTTGCGTGAGATAAACACATTGCTCAAAGCGCAACATCCAAACATCGTGACGGTTCGAGAGATCGTTGTTGGTAGCAATATGGATAGAATATTTATTGTAATGGATTACGTTGAGCACGACCTAAAGTCGCTGATGGAAactatgaaacaaaaaaaacaagtctTTATTCcag GCGAAGTTAAATGTCTGATGCAACAATTATTACGAGCGGTTGCCCATCTCCACGATAACTGGATACTTCATCGAGATTTGAAAACGTCGAATTTGCTTTTGAGCCATCGGGGAATTTTGAAAGTTGGTGATTTCGGTCTTGCGAGAGAATATGGATCGCCGTTGAGACAATACACCCCCGTTGTCGTAACACTGTGGTATCGAGCTCCGGAACTGCTGCTCAATGTTAAAGAATACAGCACTCCAATTGATTTGTGGTCGGTCGG ATGCATATTCGCTGAACTTATTAAAATGGAAGCCCTTTTCCCTGGAAAATCGGACATTGACCAACTACACAAAATCTACAAGGAACTTGGCACGCCGAGCGATCGAATTTGGCCAGGGTACAGCAAGCTTTCGGCAGTACAAAAGTTTTGTATTGCTCATTATCCCGTTAACAATTTGCGGCAGCGTTTCAGCCTCTCGTTAACTGACCTTGGAATCGAGCTATTAAATAA GTTCCTCACGTACGATCCCGCTCAGAGAATAACTGCGGAGGACGCACTCAAACACGGTTATTTCAGCGAAGCACCACTGCCTATAAATCCTGACATGTTTCCAACTTGGCCAGCGAAGTCGGAGCTGGGTATCCGAACGGCAAACGCGTCCCCAAAGCCACCGAGCGGAGGTAAAGAGTACAAACAATTGGGCGACGGCGACGACGCTGAACTGAATTCCTCGGTGGGTTTTCACATGGGAATGGTCGAGGGTGGAAGACCACCGTCCGGTGGTGGTTTCCACCTCAAATTCTAG
- the Pitslre gene encoding cyclin-dependent kinase 11B isoform X1: protein MDLDNQSEDGEIKKSPSKDMDDFSFSEEEGADTADSLDIKPPQAATHLRKSSSSRRREKHGDRRERRDEKERKSRHHERAEDRHRDKHRHRRHAMENMERSERNEGSKRDRERSDRMERMDGHSRDRDSSRHERKDRSTGDRVLEDLRERDAAVFAYKQNDETVLSRLLDKRRERREDSRDYKSDSRRDIRTEDPRESRDRRDVRIDEIRERREIRSLPDETRERRDIRMTEDRRHIRVIEEQYDDNELIERSDREKRHKRNHKHDRARDRDREKIDREREHREKQLREAMDVVPREDPEDMDISEVPVQNKDPKEISEQEMRREKLLEADREMARRKEVSRLELEARRMKRGEKRALSPDVNHEHSIVELSDESQSPVQSDPIQSKSPDSHTRASSEERNSIRERSSEHRSSDSSETSSEDDEEDDDEEEEEEEDDSNDSNKASDAETNDGSEYNNPSPLSVDRLAKSDHSEGDSPGHIESNGASKEMAEEAEKKIEESELPPYLPAIQGCRSVEEFQCLNRIEEGTYGVVYRARDKRTEEIVALKRLKMEKEKEGFPITSLREINTLLKAQHPNIVTVREIVVGSNMDRIFIVMDYVEHDLKSLMETMKQKKQVFIPGEVKCLMQQLLRAVAHLHDNWILHRDLKTSNLLLSHRGILKVGDFGLAREYGSPLRQYTPVVVTLWYRAPELLLNVKEYSTPIDLWSVGCIFAELIKMEALFPGKSDIDQLHKIYKELGTPSDRIWPGYSKLSAVQKFCIAHYPVNNLRQRFSLSLTDLGIELLNKFLTYDPAQRITAEDALKHGYFSEAPLPINPDMFPTWPAKSELGIRTANASPKPPSGGKEYKQLGDGDDAELNSSVGFHMGMVEGGRPPSGGGFHLKF, encoded by the exons ATGGACTTGGACAATCAGAGCGAGGACGGTGAAATCAAGAAAAGCCCATCGAAGGATATGGACGACTTCAG TTTTTCGGAGGAAGAAGGCGCGGACACGGCGGATTCATTGGACATAAAGCCGCCACAAGCGGCTACGCATCTACGAAAATCAAGCTCTTCGCGAAGAAGAGAGAAGCACGGGGACAGAAGAGAGAGACGCGATGAAAAGGAGCGTAAGTCGCGTCATCATGAGCGAGCGGAGGATAGACACAGAGATAAACACAGACATCGTAGACACGCTATGGAAAATATGGAAAGATCTGAACGTAATGAAGGAAGTaaaagagacagagaaagatCCGATAGAATGGAAAGAATGGATGGACATTCGCGAGACAGAGATTCCTCGCGACACGAGAGAAAGGATAGAAGTACGGGTGATCGTGTACTTGAAGACTTGAGAGAAAG AGACGCAGCTGTATTCGCGTACAAGCAAAATGATGAAACTGTTCTTTCAAGATTGTTGGACAAGCGTCGTGAGAGACGCGAGGATTCGCGAGACTACAAGAGTGATTCCCGACGCGACATTAGAACCGAAGACCCGCGAGAATCCAGAGATCGTCGAGACGTACGGATAGATGAGATCCGCGAGCGACGCGAGATACGCTCGTTACCGGACGAAACGCGTGAACGTCGCGACATTCGTATGACGGAAGATCGCAGACATATTAGAGTTATAGAAGAGCAATACGATGATAACGAGTTGATCGAACGCAGCGATCGTGAAAAACGACACAAGAGAAATCACAAACACGATCGAGCGCGCGACAGAgatcgtgaaaaaatcgatcgcgAGAGAGAACACAGAGAAAAACAATTGCGCGAAGCCATGGATGTCGTACCTCGGGAGGATCCTGAGGACATGGACATCAGTGAAGTTCCCGTACAAAATAAAGATCCGAAGGAAATAAGCGAACAAGAAATGAGAAGAGAAAA GCTGTTGGAGGCTGATCGTGAAATGGCTAGGAGAAAAGAAGTATCACGGTTAGAATTAGAAGCACGGAGAatgaaaagaggagaaaaaagagcacTTAGCCCTGACGTTAATCACGAACATTCTATCGTGGAATTATCCGATGAAAGTCAAAGTCCAGTTCAATCGGATCCAATTCAATCGAAATCACCAGA TTCTCATACAAGAGCTTCGTCCGAGGAAAGGAACAGTATCCGTGAAAGATCGTCGGAACATCGTTCCTCGGATTCTTCCGAAACCAGCAGTGAGGACGACGAAGAAGACGATGATgaagaagaggaggaagaagaggacGATTCGAATGATTCGAACAAAGCTTCTGACGCAGAAACCAACGATGGTTCGGAATACAACAATCCGAGTCCGTTATCGGTTGATCGCTTAGCTAAATCGGATCATTCGGAAGGTGATTCACCGGGGCACATTGAATCGAATGGTGCCTCAAAAGAGATGGCCGAAgaagcagagaaaaaaatagaggagTCAGAATTACCCCCGTACTTACCTGCCATACAAG GTTGCAGAAGCGTAGAAGAATTTCAGTGCTTGAACCGAATAGAGGAAGGAACGTACGGCGTTGTTTATCGAGCTCGTGATAAACGTACTGAAGAAATAGTTGCCCTGAAAAGgttaaagatggaaaaagaaaaagagggttTCCCGATAACGAGTTTGCGTGAGATAAACACATTGCTCAAAGCGCAACATCCAAACATCGTGACGGTTCGAGAGATCGTTGTTGGTAGCAATATGGATAGAATATTTATTGTAATGGATTACGTTGAGCACGACCTAAAGTCGCTGATGGAAactatgaaacaaaaaaaacaagtctTTATTCcag GCGAAGTTAAATGTCTGATGCAACAATTATTACGAGCGGTTGCCCATCTCCACGATAACTGGATACTTCATCGAGATTTGAAAACGTCGAATTTGCTTTTGAGCCATCGGGGAATTTTGAAAGTTGGTGATTTCGGTCTTGCGAGAGAATATGGATCGCCGTTGAGACAATACACCCCCGTTGTCGTAACACTGTGGTATCGAGCTCCGGAACTGCTGCTCAATGTTAAAGAATACAGCACTCCAATTGATTTGTGGTCGGTCGG ATGCATATTCGCTGAACTTATTAAAATGGAAGCCCTTTTCCCTGGAAAATCGGACATTGACCAACTACACAAAATCTACAAGGAACTTGGCACGCCGAGCGATCGAATTTGGCCAGGGTACAGCAAGCTTTCGGCAGTACAAAAGTTTTGTATTGCTCATTATCCCGTTAACAATTTGCGGCAGCGTTTCAGCCTCTCGTTAACTGACCTTGGAATCGAGCTATTAAATAA GTTCCTCACGTACGATCCCGCTCAGAGAATAACTGCGGAGGACGCACTCAAACACGGTTATTTCAGCGAAGCACCACTGCCTATAAATCCTGACATGTTTCCAACTTGGCCAGCGAAGTCGGAGCTGGGTATCCGAACGGCAAACGCGTCCCCAAAGCCACCGAGCGGAGGTAAAGAGTACAAACAATTGGGCGACGGCGACGACGCTGAACTGAATTCCTCGGTGGGTTTTCACATGGGAATGGTCGAGGGTGGAAGACCACCGTCCGGTGGTGGTTTCCACCTCAAATTCTAG
- the Pitslre gene encoding cyclin-dependent kinase 11B isoform X3 has translation MENMERSERNEGSKRDRERSDRMERMDGHSRDRDSSRHERKDRSTGDRVLEDLRERDAAVFAYKQNDETVLSRLLDKRRERREDSRDYKSDSRRDIRTEDPRESRDRRDVRIDEIRERREIRSLPDETRERRDIRMTEDRRHIRVIEEQYDDNELIERSDREKRHKRNHKHDRARDRDREKIDREREHREKQLREAMDVVPREDPEDMDISEVPVQNKDPKEISEQEMRREKLLEADREMARRKEVSRLELEARRMKRGEKRALSPDVNHEHSIVELSDESQSPVQSDPIQSKSPDSHTRASSEERNSIRERSSEHRSSDSSETSSEDDEEDDDEEEEEEEDDSNDSNKASDAETNDGSEYNNPSPLSVDRLAKSDHSEGDSPGHIESNGASKEMAEEAEKKIEESELPPYLPAIQGCRSVEEFQCLNRIEEGTYGVVYRARDKRTEEIVALKRLKMEKEKEGFPITSLREINTLLKAQHPNIVTVREIVVGSNMDRIFIVMDYVEHDLKSLMETMKQKKQVFIPGEVKCLMQQLLRAVAHLHDNWILHRDLKTSNLLLSHRGILKVGDFGLAREYGSPLRQYTPVVVTLWYRAPELLLNVKEYSTPIDLWSVGCIFAELIKMEALFPGKSDIDQLHKIYKELGTPSDRIWPGYSKLSAVQKFCIAHYPVNNLRQRFSLSLTDLGIELLNKFLTYDPAQRITAEDALKHGYFSEAPLPINPDMFPTWPAKSELGIRTANASPKPPSGGKEYKQLGDGDDAELNSSVGFHMGMVEGGRPPSGGGFHLKF, from the exons ATGGAAAATATGGAAAGATCTGAACGTAATGAAGGAAGTaaaagagacagagaaagatCCGATAGAATGGAAAGAATGGATGGACATTCGCGAGACAGAGATTCCTCGCGACACGAGAGAAAGGATAGAAGTACGGGTGATCGTGTACTTGAAGACTTGAGAGAAAG AGACGCAGCTGTATTCGCGTACAAGCAAAATGATGAAACTGTTCTTTCAAGATTGTTGGACAAGCGTCGTGAGAGACGCGAGGATTCGCGAGACTACAAGAGTGATTCCCGACGCGACATTAGAACCGAAGACCCGCGAGAATCCAGAGATCGTCGAGACGTACGGATAGATGAGATCCGCGAGCGACGCGAGATACGCTCGTTACCGGACGAAACGCGTGAACGTCGCGACATTCGTATGACGGAAGATCGCAGACATATTAGAGTTATAGAAGAGCAATACGATGATAACGAGTTGATCGAACGCAGCGATCGTGAAAAACGACACAAGAGAAATCACAAACACGATCGAGCGCGCGACAGAgatcgtgaaaaaatcgatcgcgAGAGAGAACACAGAGAAAAACAATTGCGCGAAGCCATGGATGTCGTACCTCGGGAGGATCCTGAGGACATGGACATCAGTGAAGTTCCCGTACAAAATAAAGATCCGAAGGAAATAAGCGAACAAGAAATGAGAAGAGAAAA GCTGTTGGAGGCTGATCGTGAAATGGCTAGGAGAAAAGAAGTATCACGGTTAGAATTAGAAGCACGGAGAatgaaaagaggagaaaaaagagcacTTAGCCCTGACGTTAATCACGAACATTCTATCGTGGAATTATCCGATGAAAGTCAAAGTCCAGTTCAATCGGATCCAATTCAATCGAAATCACCAGA TTCTCATACAAGAGCTTCGTCCGAGGAAAGGAACAGTATCCGTGAAAGATCGTCGGAACATCGTTCCTCGGATTCTTCCGAAACCAGCAGTGAGGACGACGAAGAAGACGATGATgaagaagaggaggaagaagaggacGATTCGAATGATTCGAACAAAGCTTCTGACGCAGAAACCAACGATGGTTCGGAATACAACAATCCGAGTCCGTTATCGGTTGATCGCTTAGCTAAATCGGATCATTCGGAAGGTGATTCACCGGGGCACATTGAATCGAATGGTGCCTCAAAAGAGATGGCCGAAgaagcagagaaaaaaatagaggagTCAGAATTACCCCCGTACTTACCTGCCATACAAG GTTGCAGAAGCGTAGAAGAATTTCAGTGCTTGAACCGAATAGAGGAAGGAACGTACGGCGTTGTTTATCGAGCTCGTGATAAACGTACTGAAGAAATAGTTGCCCTGAAAAGgttaaagatggaaaaagaaaaagagggttTCCCGATAACGAGTTTGCGTGAGATAAACACATTGCTCAAAGCGCAACATCCAAACATCGTGACGGTTCGAGAGATCGTTGTTGGTAGCAATATGGATAGAATATTTATTGTAATGGATTACGTTGAGCACGACCTAAAGTCGCTGATGGAAactatgaaacaaaaaaaacaagtctTTATTCcag GCGAAGTTAAATGTCTGATGCAACAATTATTACGAGCGGTTGCCCATCTCCACGATAACTGGATACTTCATCGAGATTTGAAAACGTCGAATTTGCTTTTGAGCCATCGGGGAATTTTGAAAGTTGGTGATTTCGGTCTTGCGAGAGAATATGGATCGCCGTTGAGACAATACACCCCCGTTGTCGTAACACTGTGGTATCGAGCTCCGGAACTGCTGCTCAATGTTAAAGAATACAGCACTCCAATTGATTTGTGGTCGGTCGG ATGCATATTCGCTGAACTTATTAAAATGGAAGCCCTTTTCCCTGGAAAATCGGACATTGACCAACTACACAAAATCTACAAGGAACTTGGCACGCCGAGCGATCGAATTTGGCCAGGGTACAGCAAGCTTTCGGCAGTACAAAAGTTTTGTATTGCTCATTATCCCGTTAACAATTTGCGGCAGCGTTTCAGCCTCTCGTTAACTGACCTTGGAATCGAGCTATTAAATAA GTTCCTCACGTACGATCCCGCTCAGAGAATAACTGCGGAGGACGCACTCAAACACGGTTATTTCAGCGAAGCACCACTGCCTATAAATCCTGACATGTTTCCAACTTGGCCAGCGAAGTCGGAGCTGGGTATCCGAACGGCAAACGCGTCCCCAAAGCCACCGAGCGGAGGTAAAGAGTACAAACAATTGGGCGACGGCGACGACGCTGAACTGAATTCCTCGGTGGGTTTTCACATGGGAATGGTCGAGGGTGGAAGACCACCGTCCGGTGGTGGTTTCCACCTCAAATTCTAG
- the LOC122407032 gene encoding calmodulin-lysine N-methyltransferase: MSREILSDVDEKIASKVAPRKGEGVKKDSNKAQRRWRLLARALTRSPELSLDIEDEISVRRFTSFDLVKPSLIDNTLADPDSTWYDYRTILDHRIFVVEIRRINKKSFTANELMGFNNTGNVCVWPSEECLAYYLLNNPHICRNKMVLELGGGMSCLAGVYLAKYCEPAGVTLTDGNVTSVDNVRCIVARNNMADFVKCGVVQWARAAAAILRQNNAPNNPTSNRIQTRSMESIDESRRTEGLYDVILSADCLFFDEARLDLVETIYGWLADNGVALLMAPRRGTTFQKFAEAAVKRGFIARVTERYDPKVWSRHLELVESGQEYSPDLHYPILLELTKQAQISPG; encoded by the exons ATGTCTCGAGAAATTTTGAGCGACGTCGATGAGAAAATAGCTTCGAAGGTCGCCCCGCGGAAAGGCGAAGGAGTCAAGAAGGACAGCAACAAAGCCCAACGACGATGGCGCCTTTTGGCACGTGCGTTGACACGCTCACCCGAGTTATCTCTCGACATCGAAGACGAGATATCGGTTCGGAGGTTCACGTCATTCGATCTCGTAAAGCCTTCGCTCATCGACAACACTCTCGCTGATCCCGATTCCACTTGGTACGATTATCGGACCATTCTCGATCACCGAATCTTCGTCGTCGAGATACGccgtataaataaaaaatcattcaccGCGAACGAATTAATGGGCTTCAACAATACCGGCAACGTCTGCGTCTGGCCCTCCGAAGAGTGCTTGGCTTATTATCTTCTCAATAATCCTCATATTTGCCGGAATAAAATGGTGTTGGAACTTGGCGGCGGCATGAGCTGTCTTGCCGGTGTATACCTTGCCAAATATTGTGAACCAGCTGGTGTAACGTTAACCGATGGCAATGTCACAAGCGTTGACAACGTAAGATGCATCGTTGCCAGAAACAACATGGCCGATTTTGTCAAATGCGGAGTCGTACAATGGGCCAGAGCAGCAGCCGCTATACTGCGACAGAATAACGCTCCTAATAATCCAACCTCCAATCGTATTCAG ACACGAAGTATGGAGAGTATAGACGAGTCGAGAAGAACGGAAGGTCTTTACGACGTGATCCTAAGCGCCGATTGTCTGTTCTTCGACGAGGCTCGTCTCGATCTCGTTGAAACGATTTATGGATGGCTAGCTGACAACGGAGTAGCTCTGCTAATGGCGCCCAGGCGGGGTACGACATTCCAAAAATTTGCCGAGGCTGCTGTTAAACGCGGCTTTATCGCGCGAGTCACCGAGCGTTATGATCCAAAAGTGTGGTCGAGACATCTGGAGCTCGTCGAAAGCGGTCAAGAGTACTCCCCTGATCTCCACTACCCGATACTCCTCGAGCTGACGAAACAAGCTCAAATCTCACCTGGTTGA